Proteins encoded together in one Marinobacter salsuginis window:
- a CDS encoding MlaC/ttg2D family ABC transporter substrate-binding protein — MFALKHHILLGLLMALVLVMPAHAGEAEDLRNYVDENTQRLVEKLNEERGLYERDPEAFYESMDKALTDFVDFRRIAARVMGRYARQTTPEQRDEFVVKFKRSLFDSYAQALVNAEDFEIQVKEATINPQSDDRASVQMEVISASGNRYPVTYSMYKNSEGKWLMENVIVEGVNIGLAFRDRFSQEMEENRGQIQVVIDGWSDAVESLNLEREVDNS; from the coding sequence ATGTTTGCACTAAAACACCACATTCTGCTTGGCCTTCTGATGGCTCTGGTTCTCGTTATGCCGGCTCACGCTGGTGAAGCGGAGGATCTCCGGAACTATGTGGATGAAAACACCCAGCGGCTCGTTGAAAAGCTCAATGAAGAGCGCGGGCTGTACGAGCGAGATCCGGAAGCATTCTACGAGAGCATGGACAAGGCGTTGACGGATTTCGTGGACTTCCGTCGCATTGCTGCGCGAGTGATGGGGCGTTACGCCCGGCAGACCACGCCCGAGCAGCGGGACGAATTCGTGGTCAAGTTCAAGCGCAGCCTGTTTGACAGCTACGCGCAGGCGCTGGTCAATGCCGAAGATTTCGAGATCCAGGTCAAAGAAGCGACCATCAACCCTCAGAGTGACGACCGCGCCTCCGTTCAGATGGAGGTTATCAGCGCATCCGGAAACCGTTACCCGGTGACCTACTCGATGTACAAGAACTCCGAAGGCAAATGGTTGATGGAAAACGTGATTGTTGAGGGCGTGAACATCGGTCTGGCCTTCAGGGATCGGTTCAGCCAGGAAATGGAGGAAAACCGCGGCCAGATTCAGGTGGTGATTGACGGCTGGAGCGATGCCGTTGAATCGCTGAACCTGGAGCGGGAAGTGGACAACTCATGA
- the hpf gene encoding ribosome hibernation promoting factor — translation MQLNISGHHVELTPALKDYVSEKFEKLERHFDHISNCQVTLEVEKVRQIAEATLHVVGGEIHAKAENEDMYAAIDALIDKLDRQILKHKEKNVDRMHGNGSR, via the coding sequence ATGCAACTCAATATTTCAGGCCATCACGTAGAACTGACTCCCGCACTGAAAGATTACGTTTCAGAGAAGTTCGAAAAGCTCGAGCGTCACTTCGACCACATCAGTAACTGCCAGGTGACCCTGGAAGTGGAAAAGGTGCGCCAGATTGCGGAAGCCACGTTGCACGTGGTTGGTGGTGAGATTCACGCAAAGGCAGAAAACGAGGACATGTACGCAGCCATCGATGCCCTGATCGATAAACTGGACCGCCAGATCCTCAAGCACAAGGAAAAGAATGTAGACCGGATGCACGGAAACGGCTCTCGCTAA
- a CDS encoding BolA family protein: MDATQVTELVKEALPGCEVQVQVDGTHYLVVVVGDVFEGLPTIKRQQLINKALFQQIMDGSIHALHPKAFTPAEWAERQG; this comes from the coding sequence ATGGATGCCACCCAAGTCACCGAGCTGGTCAAGGAAGCATTGCCCGGCTGCGAAGTTCAGGTACAGGTTGATGGTACCCATTATCTGGTCGTCGTGGTGGGTGATGTCTTCGAAGGCCTGCCGACCATCAAACGCCAGCAGCTGATCAACAAGGCGCTGTTCCAGCAAATCATGGATGGTTCGATTCACGCACTTCATCCGAAAGCCTTTACTCCGGCCGAATGGGCCGAGCGCCAGGGCTGA
- the mlaE gene encoding lipid asymmetry maintenance ABC transporter permease subunit MlaE gives MIERIASFGRLGLDIVSSFGRSGRFLAGVLGGVPRPATGFPLLLKQLYAVGVLSLAIIVVSGLFIGMVLGLQGYTILSDYGSEAAIGQMIALTLVRELGPVVTALLFAGRAGSALTAEIGLMKATEQLSSMEMMGVDPLRRVIAPRLWAGFIAMPVLAVIFSVVGIWGGMLVGVDWLGVFEGSFWGNMQSSVDFVDDVLNGVIKSVVFGFVCAWIAVYQGYDCVPTSAGISSATTKTVVYSSLAVLGLDFVLTAVMFGDF, from the coding sequence TTGATCGAAAGAATTGCGTCCTTCGGTCGTCTCGGGCTTGATATAGTCTCCTCATTCGGCCGATCCGGTCGTTTCCTGGCGGGCGTTCTGGGAGGGGTGCCCAGGCCGGCCACCGGTTTCCCGCTCCTGCTGAAACAGCTTTACGCTGTTGGTGTGCTGTCCCTGGCCATCATCGTGGTGTCCGGTCTGTTTATTGGCATGGTCCTCGGGTTGCAGGGGTATACGATCCTGAGTGATTACGGTTCTGAAGCGGCCATCGGTCAGATGATAGCCCTGACTCTGGTGCGTGAACTCGGGCCTGTTGTGACTGCGCTATTGTTTGCGGGCCGGGCGGGCTCGGCGCTGACAGCTGAGATCGGTCTGATGAAAGCCACCGAGCAACTGTCCAGCATGGAGATGATGGGCGTGGACCCGCTGCGGCGGGTTATTGCGCCCCGGCTCTGGGCCGGGTTTATCGCCATGCCGGTGCTTGCCGTGATTTTCTCGGTGGTCGGTATCTGGGGCGGAATGCTGGTGGGTGTAGACTGGCTAGGCGTGTTTGAAGGTTCCTTCTGGGGCAACATGCAGTCGTCGGTGGATTTTGTGGATGACGTCCTGAACGGCGTCATTAAAAGCGTTGTTTTCGGCTTTGTCTGCGCCTGGATCGCGGTTTATCAGGGTTATGACTGTGTGCCGACCTCGGCAGGTATCAGTTCGGCGACCACCAAAACCGTGGTGTACTCCTCGCTGGCCGTGCTGGGGCTGGATTTTGTGCTGACCGCTGTGATGTTTGGCGATTTCTGA
- a CDS encoding RNA polymerase factor sigma-54 — protein MKASLQLKLGQSLTMTPQLQQAIRLLQLSTLDLQQEIQQALESNPMLETSEDDDQADATSENDERETSEKESAAESAPEPSSDWDESENGPDWSSENDIPDNIPDDLPVDTAWDDIYQSAPAPAARNDDENDHDFETRNSPTETLQDHLEWQLNLTPLSERDQAIAHALMDAVDERGYLTSPLEEIHAGLLDENEEDPLELDEVEAVLHRLQHFDPPGVFARDLQECLLIQLNQLPPETPWLAQARLVITHYINLLGNRDYAQLLRRSRLKEDQLREVLALITGLNPRPGDVIDRAEPDYVIPDVIVRKHNGRWRVELNPEIAPRIRVNASYASLIRRADSSADNTYLRDQLQEAKWFIKSLQSRNETLLKVATRIVEHQQGFLDHGEEAMKPLILSDIAQAVEMHESTISRVTTQKYMHTPRGIFELKYFFSSHVSTDEGGECSSTAIRAMIKKLIAAETPKKPLSDSKIAAMLGEQGIKVARRTVAKYREAMHIPPSNERKRLV, from the coding sequence ATGAAAGCCTCCTTACAGTTAAAGCTGGGTCAGAGCCTGACCATGACGCCCCAGCTGCAACAGGCGATCCGGCTTCTCCAGCTCTCCACCCTCGACCTCCAACAGGAAATCCAGCAGGCACTGGAATCCAACCCCATGCTGGAGACATCCGAGGACGATGATCAGGCTGACGCAACCTCCGAGAACGACGAGCGCGAGACTAGCGAGAAAGAATCCGCGGCCGAGTCAGCGCCGGAACCTTCGAGCGACTGGGACGAATCAGAGAACGGCCCGGACTGGTCCTCCGAGAACGACATTCCGGACAACATTCCGGACGACCTGCCGGTAGACACCGCTTGGGACGACATCTACCAGTCCGCGCCCGCGCCGGCCGCCCGCAACGACGACGAGAACGATCACGATTTCGAGACCCGCAACTCGCCCACCGAAACACTTCAGGATCACTTGGAATGGCAGCTCAATCTGACCCCGCTGAGTGAACGGGACCAGGCCATTGCCCATGCCCTGATGGACGCTGTGGATGAGCGCGGCTATCTCACCAGCCCTCTGGAAGAAATCCACGCCGGACTGCTGGATGAGAACGAGGAAGACCCTCTGGAACTGGATGAAGTGGAAGCCGTCTTGCACCGCCTCCAGCACTTTGATCCGCCAGGGGTGTTTGCCCGGGATCTGCAGGAATGCCTGCTGATCCAGCTCAACCAGCTACCACCCGAGACGCCCTGGCTGGCCCAGGCGCGACTGGTGATTACCCACTACATCAATCTGCTGGGCAACCGTGACTACGCCCAGTTGCTGCGGCGCAGCCGTCTGAAAGAAGACCAGTTGCGAGAGGTTCTGGCTCTGATCACCGGCCTTAACCCGCGGCCGGGCGACGTGATTGATCGCGCCGAACCCGACTATGTCATTCCGGACGTTATCGTTCGCAAGCACAATGGCCGCTGGCGTGTTGAGCTGAATCCGGAAATTGCCCCGCGCATTCGGGTGAATGCCAGCTATGCTTCACTTATAAGGCGTGCGGACAGCAGTGCCGACAACACCTACCTGCGTGATCAGTTGCAGGAGGCCAAGTGGTTTATCAAGAGCCTGCAGAGCCGCAATGAGACCCTGTTGAAAGTGGCGACCCGTATTGTCGAACACCAGCAGGGATTCCTGGATCACGGCGAAGAAGCCATGAAGCCGCTGATTCTTTCAGACATCGCCCAGGCGGTAGAAATGCATGAATCGACGATTTCACGGGTAACCACCCAAAAATACATGCATACCCCCAGGGGCATTTTCGAATTGAAATATTTCTTCTCCAGCCACGTCAGCACTGACGAGGGCGGTGAATGCTCCTCCACGGCCATCCGGGCGATGATCAAGAAGCTGATTGCTGCGGAAACGCCCAAAAAGCCGTTGAGCGACAGTAAAATTGCAGCCATGCTAGGAGAACAGGGAATCAAGGTTGCGCGACGCACCGTTGCCAAGTACCGGGAGGCCATGCACATTCCGCCGTCCAACGAGCGCAAGCGGCTGGTCTGA
- a CDS encoding KpsF/GutQ family sugar-phosphate isomerase, with the protein MTEPTPNDFRSSAIRAIRIERDAIDALENRIDDQFTRACEVIMNCKGRVVVTGMGKSGHIGNKIAATLASTGTPSFFVHPGEASHGDMGMITPQDVVIAISNSGSTSEVVTILPLIKRMGAPLISMTGNASSILAREAVANLDVSVMVEACPLGLAPTSSTTATLVMGDALAVALLEARGFSAEDFAFSHPGGSLGRRLLLRVSDIMHTGDQIPVVNESTLLSGALLEISRKGLGMTTVVNQEGTLTGIFTDGDLRRTLDRSVDIHSTPISEVMTRNGKTIQADHLAAEALNIMEEMKINALPVTDDAGALVGAINMHDLLRAGVI; encoded by the coding sequence ATGACCGAACCGACACCTAACGATTTCCGATCCTCTGCCATACGCGCCATCCGCATCGAGCGCGACGCCATTGATGCCCTTGAGAACCGGATCGACGACCAGTTCACCCGGGCCTGCGAAGTCATCATGAACTGCAAGGGCCGCGTGGTGGTGACCGGCATGGGAAAATCCGGCCACATCGGCAACAAGATTGCGGCCACCCTGGCAAGTACCGGCACGCCCTCTTTTTTCGTGCATCCCGGCGAGGCAAGCCACGGTGACATGGGCATGATCACGCCTCAGGATGTGGTGATTGCGATCTCCAACAGTGGCAGCACCAGCGAGGTGGTCACCATTCTGCCGCTGATCAAACGCATGGGTGCCCCCCTGATCAGCATGACAGGCAATGCCAGCTCCATCCTGGCCCGGGAAGCCGTCGCCAACCTGGACGTCAGCGTGATGGTGGAAGCCTGCCCCCTGGGCCTTGCCCCCACCTCCTCGACAACGGCCACCCTGGTCATGGGCGACGCTCTTGCAGTTGCCCTGCTCGAAGCTCGCGGCTTCAGTGCCGAGGATTTTGCCTTCTCGCACCCCGGCGGCAGCTTGGGGCGCCGGCTTCTGCTCCGGGTATCCGACATCATGCACACAGGTGACCAGATTCCGGTCGTCAACGAGAGCACACTTCTCAGTGGCGCACTCCTGGAAATCTCCCGCAAGGGGCTTGGCATGACCACCGTCGTCAATCAGGAGGGCACCCTCACCGGAATATTTACGGACGGTGACCTGCGCCGGACCCTGGATCGGTCAGTGGACATTCATAGTACCCCCATCAGCGAGGTGATGACCCGGAATGGCAAAACCATTCAGGCCGATCATCTTGCGGCGGAAGCGCTCAATATCATGGAGGAAATGAAGATCAATGCCCTGCCGGTGACGGACGACGCAGGTGCTCTGGTTGGCGCCATCAACATGCATGACCTGCTGCGGGCCGGCGTAATCTAA
- the lptB gene encoding LPS export ABC transporter ATP-binding protein, translated as MAVLRASNLAKSYKQKKVVIDVSLEIRSGEIVGLLGPNGAGKTTCFYMIVGLVPADRGRITIDSRDITPLPMHGRAQQGIGYLPQEASVFRKLSVRDNIMAILETRRGLGKADREKKLEELLEEFHITHIRDSVGMALSGGERRRVEIARALAMEPAFILLDEPFAGVDPISVSDIKHIIRHLRDKGIGVLITDHNVRETLDICENAYIVSGGHIIASGNADAILANQQVKEVYLGDEFRL; from the coding sequence ATGGCAGTTCTGAGAGCCAGTAACCTGGCAAAGAGTTACAAGCAGAAAAAAGTGGTGATCGATGTTTCCCTGGAAATTCGCAGTGGGGAGATAGTGGGGCTGCTTGGCCCCAACGGCGCCGGGAAAACCACCTGCTTCTACATGATCGTCGGGCTGGTCCCTGCCGATCGTGGCCGTATCACCATCGACAGCCGGGATATTACGCCACTGCCGATGCACGGACGCGCCCAGCAAGGCATCGGATACCTGCCCCAGGAAGCCTCGGTGTTCCGTAAATTGTCGGTACGCGACAACATCATGGCGATCCTCGAAACCCGTCGGGGGCTGGGCAAAGCGGATCGAGAGAAAAAACTCGAGGAGTTGTTGGAAGAATTCCACATAACCCATATCCGGGACAGCGTTGGGATGGCCCTATCGGGCGGTGAACGGCGACGGGTGGAAATTGCCCGGGCGCTGGCCATGGAACCGGCCTTCATACTTCTGGATGAGCCCTTCGCCGGTGTCGATCCGATATCCGTAAGCGATATCAAGCACATCATCCGGCATCTGCGTGACAAGGGTATTGGCGTACTGATTACCGATCATAACGTGCGAGAGACCCTGGACATCTGCGAGAACGCCTACATTGTCTCCGGAGGCCACATCATCGCCTCCGGCAATGCCGATGCGATCCTGGCCAACCAGCAAGTCAAGGAAGTCTACCTGGGCGATGAATTCAGGCTGTGA
- the ptsN gene encoding PTS IIA-like nitrogen regulatory protein PtsN: MSDTSLTIDTILVPELTLCRVPASSKKRALEFIAEQINHQDNTLSETQLFNNLISRERLGSTGIGQGIAIPHCRLEGLDHVVGVLMTLEESVEFDAIDNQPVDLIFALIVPKEATSEHLELLSQLAEKFNERSFCDRLRQCEDAGTLYQRMTASGG; this comes from the coding sequence ATGAGCGACACATCCCTGACCATAGACACTATCCTTGTTCCGGAGCTCACCCTCTGCAGGGTACCTGCGTCCAGCAAGAAACGGGCCCTGGAGTTTATTGCCGAGCAAATAAACCACCAGGACAATACGCTCAGCGAGACCCAACTCTTCAACAACCTCATTTCCCGTGAGCGCCTGGGCAGTACCGGCATTGGCCAGGGGATCGCCATTCCCCATTGTCGCCTGGAGGGCCTTGATCACGTGGTGGGCGTGCTGATGACGCTCGAAGAAAGCGTTGAGTTCGATGCCATCGACAATCAGCCGGTGGATCTGATTTTTGCCCTGATCGTCCCGAAAGAGGCAACCAGCGAACACCTGGAGCTGCTCAGCCAACTGGCGGAGAAGTTCAATGAGCGGTCGTTCTGTGATCGCCTCCGGCAATGTGAGGACGCCGGCACGCTGTACCAGCGCATGACCGCCTCAGGCGGCTGA
- a CDS encoding KdsC family phosphatase, producing the protein MTHQWPNSLLTKAARIRLIALDVDGIMSDGKLYFSANGDELKAFNILDGLGLKQLMAAGITVAVITGRQSPLTEKRMRDLGIPHLMQGREDKKVALQELVSTMDIGPEAIAYMGDDLPDLPALRFAGLGITVPNGYWLVQQHADYCTHARGGEGAVREACDLLLTAHGKLDSTLAPYLEPEA; encoded by the coding sequence ATGACGCACCAATGGCCGAACTCCTTGCTTACAAAGGCTGCCAGAATCCGACTGATTGCCCTCGATGTCGACGGCATTATGAGCGATGGCAAGCTTTACTTCAGCGCCAACGGCGATGAACTGAAGGCATTCAACATCCTCGACGGCCTGGGGTTGAAACAGCTTATGGCAGCCGGCATTACCGTCGCCGTTATTACCGGCCGGCAGTCGCCGCTGACTGAGAAACGGATGCGGGATCTTGGCATACCTCACCTTATGCAGGGGCGCGAAGATAAGAAAGTGGCCCTGCAGGAGCTTGTCAGCACCATGGACATTGGACCGGAAGCCATCGCCTATATGGGCGACGATTTGCCTGACCTGCCGGCACTAAGGTTCGCCGGGCTCGGCATCACCGTACCCAACGGTTACTGGCTGGTGCAGCAACATGCCGACTACTGCACCCACGCTCGAGGCGGAGAAGGTGCGGTGCGGGAAGCCTGCGATCTGCTGCTTACCGCCCACGGCAAGCTTGATTCTACACTGGCACCCTATCTGGAGCCCGAGGCGTGA
- a CDS encoding ABC transporter ATP-binding protein — translation MNSPAYISLKDVVFSRSGRRIFDGVSLDIPRGKITAIMGPSGTGKTTLLRLIGGQLKPDSGSIVVDGHEVPKLKRKALYSLREKMGMLFQSGALFTDLSVFENVAFPLRVHTKLPEDMIRDIVLMKLEAVGLRGARQLMPSELSGGMTRRVALARSIALDPELIMYDEPFAGQDPIAMGVLVKLIRDLNGSMGLTSVLVSHDVPESLSICHHACIISDGKVIGEGTPEELRAHPSGQVQQFLQGQPDGPVPFHYPADGAAQDFGLSGGAS, via the coding sequence ATGAATTCGCCGGCTTACATATCGCTCAAGGATGTCGTGTTCTCCCGCTCCGGGCGCCGTATCTTCGACGGTGTCAGCCTGGACATTCCGCGCGGAAAGATTACCGCGATCATGGGGCCCAGCGGAACCGGTAAAACCACACTACTGCGCCTCATTGGTGGTCAGCTCAAGCCGGATTCCGGCAGTATCGTGGTGGATGGTCATGAGGTCCCGAAGCTCAAGCGTAAGGCCCTCTACAGCCTCCGCGAAAAGATGGGCATGCTGTTCCAGAGTGGGGCACTGTTTACGGATCTGAGCGTGTTCGAGAACGTCGCCTTCCCGCTTCGGGTTCATACAAAACTTCCGGAAGACATGATTCGCGACATCGTCCTGATGAAGCTGGAAGCCGTTGGGTTGCGTGGTGCCCGACAGTTGATGCCCTCGGAATTGTCCGGAGGCATGACCCGCCGCGTGGCTCTGGCCCGAAGCATTGCCCTCGATCCGGAGCTGATCATGTACGACGAGCCATTTGCGGGCCAGGACCCGATTGCCATGGGCGTTCTGGTCAAGCTGATCCGTGATCTGAACGGTTCCATGGGGCTGACCAGCGTGCTGGTCTCCCACGACGTGCCCGAGTCCCTGAGCATCTGCCATCACGCCTGCATCATCTCGGACGGCAAGGTGATCGGTGAAGGCACGCCGGAAGAGTTGCGGGCCCATCCCTCCGGGCAGGTGCAGCAGTTCCTCCAGGGGCAGCCAGACGGCCCGGTGCCGTTCCATTACCCCGCGGATGGCGCCGCTCAGGACTTCGGGTTGTCCGGGGGTGCCTCTTGA
- a CDS encoding STAS domain-containing protein, with protein MTAGVPRVQLSDEALIVSGEVTPDTVVSLRIEGEKLIRSVSGNLVIDLDGLVTAHSVVLSMLLCWQRLAHQTGITLSFRGVSSRLASLAALSNLDDQLTGFRPETSQAPH; from the coding sequence ATGACGGCAGGTGTGCCTCGGGTTCAGCTTTCCGATGAAGCGCTGATTGTGTCTGGAGAGGTTACTCCGGACACGGTGGTGAGCTTGCGGATAGAGGGCGAGAAACTGATCCGCTCGGTATCCGGGAACCTGGTTATCGACCTCGATGGTCTGGTCACCGCCCACAGTGTGGTGCTCTCTATGCTGCTCTGCTGGCAGCGCCTGGCGCATCAAACCGGTATTACCCTGTCATTCCGGGGTGTCAGTAGTCGACTGGCTTCTCTGGCGGCCCTGAGCAACCTGGATGACCAGCTTACGGGTTTTCGCCCGGAAACTTCCCAGGCACCCCACTGA
- the mlaD gene encoding outer membrane lipid asymmetry maintenance protein MlaD, with translation MAQRTTEIIVGLFMIAGCAALLFLALQVSGLSPKSADSTYTIYANFNDTGGLTPRGRVSMAGVTVGTIESISLNKETFQARVEMSIHSDVDNIPSDSSAVIRTSGLLGEQYIDISIGAEMDSLKEGDTFYSTQSAMNLERLISNFASGR, from the coding sequence ATGGCACAGAGAACCACTGAAATCATCGTTGGGCTGTTCATGATCGCAGGCTGCGCGGCGCTGCTTTTCCTCGCATTGCAGGTGAGCGGGCTGTCGCCGAAGTCGGCCGACAGCACCTACACGATCTACGCCAATTTCAACGATACCGGTGGGCTTACGCCACGGGGGCGAGTCTCCATGGCAGGGGTGACCGTGGGCACCATTGAATCCATTAGCCTGAACAAAGAGACATTTCAGGCGCGGGTGGAAATGTCGATTCACTCGGACGTCGACAATATCCCCTCGGACAGTTCCGCAGTTATACGTACATCCGGCCTGCTCGGTGAACAGTACATTGATATATCGATCGGGGCCGAGATGGATTCGCTGAAGGAAGGCGATACCTTCTATTCAACGCAGTCGGCCATGAACCTGGAGCGATTGATCAGCAACTTTGCATCGGGCCGCTGA
- the lptA gene encoding lipopolysaccharide transport periplasmic protein LptA, which yields MKPETNRYRRLLVALLTAAMIGPAAAFDLDSDTPIKVTADNARLDDGQGIATYTGDVELEQGTTRLNADRVVLYRSEDGLSRIEASGTPARYRQPAREGEGETDARALNITWSATDSRLTFEREAVIEQNGNLFRGDVIHYDTAGRVVTAEGGGDTGEGSGRVEMVIQPRSADRRTDRQETDGSSESQ from the coding sequence ATGAAACCGGAAACTAACCGATACCGGCGCTTGCTGGTTGCCCTGCTGACAGCCGCGATGATCGGCCCGGCGGCGGCTTTCGACCTTGATTCCGACACCCCCATCAAGGTTACCGCAGACAATGCACGCCTCGATGACGGTCAGGGCATTGCCACCTACACCGGGGATGTAGAACTTGAGCAGGGCACCACTCGGCTGAACGCGGACCGGGTGGTCCTCTATCGCTCCGAGGACGGGCTGAGCCGGATCGAAGCCTCCGGCACCCCGGCCAGATACCGGCAGCCGGCGCGAGAGGGCGAAGGAGAAACCGATGCACGCGCCCTGAACATTACCTGGTCAGCCACCGACAGTCGGCTGACCTTTGAACGGGAAGCAGTCATCGAGCAGAATGGCAACCTGTTCCGTGGCGACGTCATTCATTATGATACCGCCGGCCGGGTAGTGACCGCTGAAGGCGGCGGAGACACGGGCGAAGGCAGCGGCCGGGTAGAGATGGTGATTCAGCCACGCAGCGCCGACAGACGCACTGACAGACAGGAAACCGATGGCAGTTCTGAGAGCCAGTAA
- the murA gene encoding UDP-N-acetylglucosamine 1-carboxyvinyltransferase — protein sequence MDKLLIRGRKPLDGEIRISGAKNAALPILAATLLADEPVTVGNLPHLHDVTTMIELLGRMGVEVIIDEKMSVEIHANTIKHFHAPYELVKTMRASILVLGPLVAHFGEAEVSLPGGCAIGSRPVNLHIHGLEMMGAEIKVENGYIKAKTNGRLKGAHIFLDTVTVTGTENLMMAAALADGKTILENAAREPEVVDLAECLIAMGADIKGHGTATIEINGVERLHGCHYNVLPDRVETGTYLVAAAATGGRVKLKDTREDLLEAVVLKLEEAGAHINTGPDWIELDMKGNRPKAVSLRTAPYPAFPTDMQAQFAAMNAVAEGTGTIVETVFENRFMHLQELIRMGADITLEGNAAIIKGVDHLTGAPVMATDLRASASLVIAGLMADGDTIVDRIYHIDRGYECIEEKLQLLGATIRRLPA from the coding sequence GTGGATAAACTTCTGATCAGGGGCCGAAAGCCTCTTGATGGTGAGATCCGGATTTCCGGTGCAAAGAACGCCGCACTGCCCATACTGGCAGCAACCCTGCTGGCGGACGAGCCGGTGACCGTCGGCAACCTGCCACACCTGCATGACGTGACCACCATGATCGAGCTTCTCGGCCGCATGGGCGTTGAAGTGATCATTGATGAGAAAATGAGCGTGGAAATTCACGCCAACACCATCAAACACTTCCATGCGCCTTACGAGCTGGTGAAAACCATGCGCGCCTCCATCCTGGTGCTGGGTCCCCTTGTTGCCCACTTCGGCGAGGCGGAAGTATCCCTGCCAGGCGGCTGTGCAATCGGTAGCCGTCCGGTGAACCTGCACATCCACGGCCTTGAAATGATGGGCGCAGAGATCAAGGTCGAGAATGGCTACATCAAGGCCAAGACCAACGGTCGCCTGAAGGGCGCCCACATTTTCCTGGATACCGTCACCGTAACTGGCACAGAGAACCTGATGATGGCCGCTGCCCTGGCAGACGGAAAAACCATCCTGGAAAACGCGGCCCGCGAGCCGGAGGTTGTCGACCTTGCCGAGTGTCTGATTGCCATGGGCGCAGACATCAAAGGTCACGGTACTGCCACCATTGAAATCAACGGTGTCGAGCGTTTGCACGGTTGTCATTACAACGTGCTGCCAGACCGGGTTGAAACCGGTACCTACCTGGTGGCTGCCGCCGCAACCGGCGGTCGTGTGAAGTTGAAGGATACCCGGGAAGACCTGCTGGAAGCAGTGGTGCTCAAGCTGGAAGAGGCCGGCGCCCACATCAACACCGGTCCGGACTGGATCGAGCTGGACATGAAAGGCAATCGCCCGAAAGCGGTGAGCCTGCGTACAGCGCCTTATCCGGCCTTTCCCACGGACATGCAGGCTCAGTTTGCTGCAATGAACGCGGTGGCCGAAGGTACCGGCACCATCGTGGAAACCGTATTCGAAAACCGGTTCATGCACCTGCAGGAGCTGATCCGGATGGGCGCGGACATCACGCTGGAAGGCAACGCGGCCATCATCAAGGGCGTGGATCACCTTACCGGCGCGCCGGTCATGGCGACGGATCTGAGGGCCTCGGCCAGCCTGGTTATCGCTGGGCTGATGGCTGACGGCGATACCATTGTTGACCGCATTTACCACATCGACCGCGGTTACGAGTGTATCGAAGAGAAACTTCAGTTGCTGGGCGCCACCATCCGACGCTTGCCAGCCTAA
- the lptC gene encoding LPS export ABC transporter periplasmic protein LptC, giving the protein MNWLPDRPWLRTLALAGTVVAAVFLLWQSDEPPVIDDEAAALRGDAEPDGFVVNGRYTSFDESGNLKIRFSSPRIEQFEEGNLATMDSPRAELYGGDGALPWIVEAENGSLLQNQNLVYLTDNVRIQRTIGERDATLTTSTLTLDNDRGMVYTDAPVEIRDVTGITRATGMKAWIDERILELNSQVEGRYETGN; this is encoded by the coding sequence GTGAACTGGCTACCGGACCGGCCCTGGCTGCGAACCCTGGCGCTGGCTGGCACCGTTGTGGCAGCCGTCTTTTTGCTCTGGCAAAGCGATGAGCCGCCGGTCATCGATGATGAGGCAGCGGCGCTGAGGGGCGATGCCGAGCCGGACGGCTTTGTGGTGAATGGTCGGTACACTTCCTTCGACGAATCAGGGAACCTGAAGATCCGGTTCTCCAGCCCTCGCATCGAACAGTTCGAGGAAGGCAACCTGGCTACCATGGACTCTCCCCGTGCCGAACTCTATGGCGGCGACGGCGCCCTACCCTGGATTGTTGAAGCCGAGAATGGCAGCCTGCTACAGAACCAGAACCTGGTGTACCTGACGGACAATGTCCGGATTCAGCGCACGATTGGAGAACGGGACGCCACCCTGACAACATCAACCCTGACCCTGGATAACGACCGGGGCATGGTATATACAGATGCACCCGTAGAAATACGCGACGTTACCGGTATTACCCGGGCCACGGGCATGAAAGCGTGGATAGACGAGCGGATTCTGGAACTGAACTCCCAGGTGGAAGGACGCTATGAAACCGGAAACTAA